In one Parambassis ranga chromosome 6, fParRan2.1, whole genome shotgun sequence genomic region, the following are encoded:
- the LOC114437092 gene encoding transmembrane protein 238-like — translation MSTSVQVEPVMERRYGGVGRCACSFWFAVAHDILGVFIMMVGVFGGLVIHDLFIYAGAIVIFLSLIWWVFWYSGNIDVPPEELEDDVGLIKLKNRGLSQVVRRVSGRLSNSIRNSFRRSRPPISGTDVSLSTIYDSTITSSSKGFVRETLSV, via the coding sequence ATGTCAACATCTGTGCAGGTAGAACCGGTCATGGAGAGGAGGTATGGAGGGGTTGGTCGCTGTGCTTGCTCTTTCTGGTTTGCAGTGGCCCACGACATACTCGGTGTCTTCATCATGATGGTTGGGGTGTTTGGAGGATTGGTCATACATGATTTGTTCATCTATGCCGGGGCCATTGTCATCTTCCTCAGCCTGATCTGGTGGGTGTTCTGGTACTCTGGGAACATCGACGTGCCAccggaggagctggaggatgaCGTGGGCCTGATCAAGCTGAAGAATCGTGGACTTAGCCAGGTGGTGAGGCGAGTGTCTGGTCGCCTCTCCAATAGCATCAGGAACTCTTTCAGGAGGAGCAGACCCCCGATATCTGGTACAGATGTGTCACTGTCCACTATCTATGACAGCACCATCACCTCGTCGTCAAAAGGATTTGTGAGGGAGACGTTGTCAGTATGA
- the rsl1d1 gene encoding ribosomal L1 domain-containing protein 1: MAEVVEKTETALDRSQVKKAIQALQAFLKTKATGDSLLLDESQAISLLFTLWKVPKQPQTIRIPLPHGQRSDTDEVCLFTRDEPNMTSEQTQRFYKKLLEERGVSNVSEIIPYKVLKTEYKPYEAKRRLLGNFDMFLSDDRIRRLLPSQLGRHFYDRKREPLSVNLQSKHLARDIQGVIQGTNMKITNKGCCCMARVGHPGMTADEVAANIEAAVQTVEAKLRMKGPVIKLIHVKSQTSVALPIYTADLSQLSVLKKNGLTRKSKEGKKKTQETKQADTPADIEAEEKKKTKVKKNKAQIKKEEEEEEEEEIPQLVPIETPIKKPKLEKQLKKKPLEKAPKPGAKKETKAQSKLTKKAAKTDSKKRRKVPKVK, translated from the exons ATGGCTGAAGTGGTtgagaaaacagaaacagcGTTAGATCGGTCTCAG GTGAAGAAGGCCATTCAAGCCTTGCAGGCCTTTCTTAAAACCAAAGCCACAGGCGACTCGTTGCTCCTGGACGAGTCTCAGGCCATCAGCCTGCTCTTCACGCTATGGAAGGTTCCTAAACAGCCACAGACCATCCGCAT TCCTTTGCCACATGGACAGCGGTCTGACACAGATGAAGTTTGCCTCTTTACCAGAGATGAACCCAACATGACTTCAGAGCAGACCCAGAGGTTCTACaagaagctgctggaggagagaggTGTCAGCAACGTATCAGAG ATCATACCATACAAAGTCCTGAAGACAGAGTACAAACCATATGAAGCCAAACGTCGCCTGCTGGGGAACTTCGACATGTTTCTTTCTGATGACCGTATTCGCCGCCTCCTGCCATCCCAGCTAGGGAGACACTTCTATGACAGAAAGAG AGAGCCGCTGTCTGTCAACCTGCAGAGTAAACATCTGGCCAGAGACATCCAGGGAGTCATCCAGGGCACCAACATGAAGATTACTAACAAGGGCTGCTGCTG TATGGCTCGCGTCGGCCACCCCGGCATGACCGCCGACGAGGTGGCAGCAAACATCGAGGCTGCTGTCCAAACAGTGGAAGCCAAACTACGCATG AAAGGACCAGTGATCAAGCTCATCCATGTCAAGAGTCAAACATCAGTGGCTCTGCCCATCTACACTGCAGACCTGAGCCAGCTCAGCGTGCTGAAGAAGAATGGTCTGACTCGCAAAAGCAAG GAAgggaagaaaaagacacaggaGACTAAGCAAGCAGATACGCCTGCAGATATagaggcagaggagaagaagaagacaaaggtGAAGAAAAATAAGGCAcagattaaaaaagaagaagaagaggaggaggaggaagaaatccCACAGCTGGTTCCCATAGAAACACCCATCAAAAAGCCTAAACTGGAG AAACAATTGAAAAAGAAGCCGCTGGAGAAAGCTCCAAAACCTGGAGcgaagaaagaaacaaaggctCAAAGCAAACTCACCAAGAAAGCTGCAAAGACGGACtccaaaaaaaggagaaaagttCCAAAAGTGAAATAA